From Camelina sativa cultivar DH55 chromosome 7, Cs, whole genome shotgun sequence, one genomic window encodes:
- the LOC104699519 gene encoding E3 ubiquitin ligase BIG BROTHER-like encodes MNGDRPVEDAHYTEPGFPYTATGSYIDFYGGTAAQGPLNYAHAGTMDNLYWTMNTNAYKFGFSGSDNASFYGSYDMNDHLSRMSIGRTDWEYHPMLPIDHPEITVARSVQVGDSDEHSEAEDCIANEHDHPDSPQVSWQDDIDPDTMTYEELVELGEAVGTESRGLSQELIETLPTRKYKFGSIFSRKRAGERCVICQLKYKIGERQMDLPCKHVYHSECISKWLSINKVCPVCNTEVFGEPNIH; translated from the exons ATGAACGGAGATAGACCTGTGGAAGATGCTCATTACACGGAGCCGGGGTTTCCTTATACTGCTACTGGGAGTTACATTGATTTTTATGGTGGTACTGCCGCTCAGGGGCCTCTAAACTATGCTCATGCCGGCACAATG GACAATCTGTACTGGACCATGAATACAAATGCATACAAGTTTGGATTTTCAGGATCAGATAATGCCTCTTTCTATGGTTCTTATGACATGAACGATCATCTATCAAGGATGTCCATCGGGAGAACTGATTGGGAGTACCATCCCATGCTGCCCATTGATCATCCTGAAATCACAGTGGCACGGTCTGTCCAAGTCGGTGACTCAGATGAGCACTCTGAAGCTGAAGATT GCATTGCAAATGAGCATGACCACCCCGACAGTCCGCAG GTATCCTGGCAAGATGACATTGATCCTGATACAATGACCTATGAG GAATTAGTAGAGCTGGGGGAAGCGGTAGGAACAGAAAGCCGGGGGTTGTCTCAGGAACTCATAGAAACGCTGCCCACTAGAAAGTATAAGTTTGGGAGCATCTTCTCCAGGAAAAGAGCAGGTGAAAG GTGTGTGATATGTCAGCTCAAGTACAAGATAGGGGAGAGGCAAATGGATCTGCCGTGCAAGCACGTGTATCATTCTGAATGCATTTCCAAATGGCTAAGCATCAACAAG GTTTGCCCGGTTTGCAATACCGAGGTTTTTGGGGAGCCAAACATCCATTGA